The following are from one region of the Denitrobacterium detoxificans genome:
- the rny gene encoding ribonuclease Y, translating to MEIIFAVVGVAVGAVIAFVAVSALNSSKQKQTAQEAQSLIESARKQADTLRREAEVEAKDKALEMRQSIEAERSERLKDVRSQEDRLNQREKSLDHRSDSLDAREHQISSMQGQVDKRSRDLRESEKQLERRRAEVEEEHLEINRQLEKVAGMTSDEAKTELLDNLKDEVAHESAAIIREAETRAKAESDKKSREILSIAIQRVAADHTSEITVSAIHIPSDDMKGRIIGREGRNIRSFEQLTGTNLIIDDTPECVTISCFDPVRREIGRVTMENLIADGRIHPARIEEMYKKAEKLVNQKIDEAGEQAAFDTGMHDLHPELVHTLGRLLYRTSYGQNVLDHSLEVAYLSGVMASELGLDPIVAKRAGLLHDIGKAIDREVDGSHAVIGADLARRFGEKPEIVHAIEAHHNDVEPNSVLDVLVQAADAVSAARPGARKETLDAYVKRLEKLEEIANAHKGVERTYAIQAGRELRVMVEPEVVDEATTTVLAHDIAQQIENEMQYPGQVKVVVIRESRAIGIAK from the coding sequence ATGGAAATAATCTTTGCCGTTGTCGGCGTTGCTGTTGGCGCTGTTATCGCCTTCGTCGCCGTTAGCGCATTGAATTCCTCGAAGCAGAAGCAGACGGCCCAGGAAGCTCAGTCGCTCATCGAAAGCGCTCGCAAGCAAGCCGATACGCTTCGTCGTGAAGCCGAAGTTGAGGCTAAGGACAAGGCGCTCGAAATGCGTCAGTCCATCGAAGCCGAACGCTCCGAGCGTCTGAAGGACGTGCGCTCTCAGGAAGACCGCCTGAACCAGCGCGAGAAGTCGCTCGACCATCGCAGCGATTCGCTCGATGCGCGCGAGCATCAGATTTCCAGCATGCAGGGTCAGGTCGACAAGCGTTCCCGCGATCTTCGCGAAAGCGAGAAGCAGCTCGAGCGTCGTCGTGCCGAGGTGGAAGAAGAGCATCTGGAAATCAACCGTCAGCTCGAAAAGGTTGCCGGCATGACGTCCGACGAGGCGAAGACGGAACTGCTCGACAACCTGAAGGACGAAGTGGCGCACGAATCTGCCGCTATCATCCGCGAGGCCGAAACCCGCGCCAAGGCGGAGTCCGACAAGAAGTCGCGCGAGATCCTGAGCATCGCCATTCAGCGCGTTGCCGCCGACCATACGTCCGAAATCACCGTTTCGGCTATTCACATTCCCAGCGACGACATGAAGGGCCGCATCATCGGCCGCGAGGGTCGCAACATCCGTTCGTTCGAGCAGCTCACGGGTACCAACCTCATCATCGACGACACTCCCGAGTGCGTTACGATCAGCTGCTTCGACCCGGTACGCCGCGAAATCGGTCGCGTGACCATGGAAAACCTCATCGCCGACGGTCGCATTCATCCCGCGCGCATCGAGGAAATGTACAAGAAGGCCGAAAAGCTCGTAAACCAGAAGATCGACGAAGCGGGCGAACAAGCTGCCTTCGATACGGGCATGCACGACCTGCATCCCGAGCTGGTTCATACGCTTGGTCGTCTGCTGTACCGCACGAGCTATGGCCAAAATGTGCTCGACCACAGTCTGGAAGTTGCCTATCTTTCCGGCGTCATGGCTTCCGAGCTGGGCTTGGATCCCATCGTTGCCAAGCGCGCCGGCCTGCTGCACGACATCGGCAAGGCCATCGACCGCGAAGTCGACGGTAGCCACGCCGTCATCGGTGCCGATCTTGCCCGTCGTTTCGGCGAAAAGCCCGAAATCGTGCATGCCATCGAGGCTCATCACAATGACGTCGAGCCCAATAGCGTTCTCGACGTGCTCGTCCAGGCTGCCGATGCCGTTTCCGCTGCACGCCCCGGCGCTCGCAAGGAAACCCTCGACGCCTACGTCAAGCGCCTGGAAAAGCTCGAGGAAATCGCCAATGCCCACAAGGGCGTCGAGCGTACCTACGCCATCCAGGCTGGCCGCGAGCTTCGCGTCATGGTTGAGCCCGAGGTCGTCGACGAGGCAACCACCACGGTCCTCGCGCACGACATCGCGCAGCAGATCGAAAACGAGATGCAGTATCCCGGCCAGGTCAAGGTAGTCGTTATCCGCGAAAGCCGTGCAATCGGCATCGCCAAGTAG
- the lexA gene encoding transcriptional repressor LexA has protein sequence MSKDITKRQQAVLDCITACIEENGYGPTVRELCERMQLSSPSTVHVHLKALEDKGYIHRDPLKSRSITLAGEAASPVSEPAAIASYGNVVQLPLVGNVAAGVPLLADENITETITLPTEIVGDSASFLLSVHGESMIEAGINDGDYIVVKEQNTANNGEIVVALVEDGATVKRFYREKDHIRLQPENSSMEPIIVRDCAIVGKVVALFRRVR, from the coding sequence ATGTCAAAGGACATTACGAAACGCCAGCAAGCAGTCCTCGATTGCATTACCGCCTGCATCGAAGAAAACGGATACGGCCCCACCGTACGCGAGCTGTGCGAACGCATGCAGCTCTCCTCCCCTTCCACCGTTCACGTGCATCTGAAGGCCCTGGAAGACAAGGGCTACATCCACCGCGATCCGCTGAAGTCCCGCTCCATCACGCTTGCGGGCGAAGCGGCTAGCCCGGTTAGCGAACCCGCAGCCATCGCCTCGTACGGCAACGTAGTGCAGCTTCCCCTCGTGGGGAACGTCGCCGCGGGCGTACCTCTTCTGGCCGACGAAAACATCACCGAAACCATCACGCTGCCTACGGAAATCGTGGGCGATTCGGCATCGTTCCTGCTTTCGGTGCATGGCGAATCCATGATCGAAGCCGGCATCAACGACGGCGATTACATCGTGGTAAAGGAACAGAACACGGCGAACAACGGCGAAATCGTCGTTGCACTCGTGGAAGACGGCGCCACGGTAAAGCGCTTCTATCGCGAGAAAGACCACATTCGTCTGCAGCCGGAAAACTCCAGCATGGAACCCATTATCGTGCGCGATTGCGCAATCGTGGGCAAGGTCGTGGCGCTCTTTAGGCGCGTACGCTAA
- a CDS encoding ATP-binding protein, translated as MSSEDLAQFVESVTGESHLRVEDDFGDGFVRLRSAEAERRQAKHDVRSVEDIVIEMLRNARDAHAHSIYLATGREGNTRRLVMLDDGDGVPDHMRERIFEARVTSKLDTVHMDTWGIHGRGMALYAIRENAKLARIQETMPAGGSSFLVETDATKLPEKTDQSTHPAFIRTAAGTVTVRGPRNIVRTATEFAYIDRTSVQVYMGSAIEIAATLWAFGRSVLSKSTLAFCNDPAQLPILKRISIAGTPEEFADIAASLGLQLSARSARRIMDGQIQPLQDLASQVVIRDENAKPLRAKKNAATAHATDQPDDGLLHVDPRSLKIAPEDLAAFRAGVARAYADLAEAYYLDENVVPSVSVQKNGIRITIPVVMER; from the coding sequence ATGTCTTCTGAAGACCTCGCTCAATTCGTTGAATCAGTAACGGGCGAAAGCCATCTCCGAGTCGAAGACGACTTCGGGGATGGCTTCGTCCGTTTACGTAGCGCGGAAGCCGAACGCCGTCAGGCAAAGCACGACGTTCGCAGCGTGGAGGACATTGTCATCGAGATGCTGCGCAATGCGCGCGACGCCCATGCGCATAGCATCTATCTGGCTACGGGGCGCGAGGGTAATACGCGTCGCCTGGTTATGCTCGACGATGGCGATGGCGTACCCGATCACATGCGCGAGCGCATCTTCGAAGCCCGCGTTACCAGTAAGCTCGATACGGTGCACATGGATACGTGGGGCATTCATGGCCGCGGTATGGCCCTGTATGCCATTCGCGAGAACGCCAAGCTTGCGCGTATTCAGGAAACCATGCCTGCGGGCGGCTCTTCGTTCCTGGTGGAAACCGACGCCACCAAGTTGCCCGAGAAAACCGACCAGAGTACGCATCCTGCGTTCATTCGAACTGCTGCTGGAACCGTTACCGTGCGCGGCCCTCGCAATATCGTACGTACGGCAACCGAGTTCGCCTATATCGATCGTACGTCCGTGCAGGTGTACATGGGCTCTGCTATTGAAATCGCCGCAACGCTGTGGGCCTTCGGCCGCTCGGTGCTCAGCAAGTCGACGCTTGCGTTTTGTAACGACCCCGCGCAGCTGCCCATTTTGAAGCGCATCTCAATTGCAGGTACGCCCGAGGAGTTTGCCGACATTGCCGCTTCGCTTGGCTTGCAGCTTTCTGCGCGCAGTGCTCGCCGCATTATGGATGGCCAAATCCAGCCGCTTCAGGATCTTGCCTCTCAAGTAGTCATTCGCGACGAAAACGCCAAGCCCCTGCGTGCCAAGAAGAATGCTGCGACCGCTCATGCCACCGACCAGCCGGATGATGGGCTCCTTCATGTCGACCCGCGTTCGCTGAAGATTGCCCCCGAGGACCTTGCTGCGTTTCGCGCAGGCGTTGCTCGGGCCTATGCCGATCTTGCCGAAGCGTATTACCTCGATGAAAACGTGGTGCCGTCGGTCTCCGTGCAGAAGAATGGCATTCGCATTACCATCCCCGTCGTCATGGAGCGGTAG
- the miaB gene encoding tRNA (N6-isopentenyl adenosine(37)-C2)-methylthiotransferase MiaB, producing the protein MFENTTFCITTFGCQMNKHDAERLSGLMSSLGSVPVQTNAEADFSIFVTCCVREKADERLMGTVATMKNDPVRPGSPFGKRFVAIGGCIGQRDGQKLLDQLENADVVFGTHNMEALPHLLQEAIEGGMRRAELVDGRAEFHDDLPEDREHPWAAWLPITVGCNNFCTYCIVPYVRGRELSRPIEEIAQQAQAYVDAGVKEITLLGQNVNSYGRDLYGEPRFAQVLDVVSKTGVERIRFATSHPKDLTDEVIERFATLPNLMPALHLPAQSGSNRILKAMNRRYTVEHYRELIEKLRKVCPDIALSTDIIVGFPGETEEDFQATYDLVNEVGYNQVFTFIYSKREGTPAAEMQDDTPREVIQERFDRLVDLVQRNAERLNLEQNQAGVVLPVLVTGASKNDPSILAGKSPRNQTVHARVPQGMSASDFAGSIVDIRIDEAHTWYLWGTML; encoded by the coding sequence ATGTTCGAAAATACTACCTTCTGCATCACGACTTTCGGATGCCAGATGAACAAGCACGACGCCGAAAGGCTGTCGGGCCTTATGTCGTCGTTGGGTTCCGTGCCCGTTCAGACGAATGCTGAAGCCGACTTCTCTATTTTCGTCACGTGCTGCGTGCGCGAAAAGGCCGACGAGCGCCTTATGGGCACCGTGGCCACCATGAAGAACGACCCGGTGCGTCCAGGTAGCCCCTTCGGCAAGCGATTCGTGGCCATTGGCGGCTGCATTGGCCAGCGCGACGGCCAGAAGCTGCTTGATCAGCTGGAAAACGCCGATGTCGTATTTGGCACGCATAACATGGAGGCCCTGCCGCATCTGCTGCAGGAGGCCATCGAGGGCGGTATGCGCCGTGCCGAGCTCGTGGATGGCCGCGCCGAGTTCCACGACGACCTTCCCGAGGATCGCGAGCATCCCTGGGCTGCTTGGCTGCCCATTACGGTGGGTTGCAACAATTTCTGCACGTACTGCATTGTGCCGTACGTGCGTGGTCGCGAGCTGAGTCGCCCCATCGAGGAGATTGCCCAGCAAGCGCAGGCCTACGTCGATGCCGGCGTGAAGGAGATCACCCTTCTGGGCCAGAACGTGAACTCCTATGGTCGCGATTTGTATGGCGAACCGCGCTTCGCCCAGGTCCTCGACGTGGTTTCGAAAACGGGCGTCGAGCGTATCCGCTTCGCTACCAGTCATCCTAAGGACCTTACTGATGAGGTTATCGAGCGCTTCGCCACGCTACCCAACCTCATGCCGGCATTGCATCTGCCCGCGCAGAGTGGGTCGAATCGCATTCTGAAAGCCATGAACAGGCGCTATACCGTCGAGCATTATCGTGAGCTTATCGAGAAGCTCCGCAAGGTTTGCCCCGATATCGCGCTTTCCACCGACATCATCGTCGGTTTCCCGGGTGAGACTGAAGAAGACTTCCAGGCTACGTACGACCTGGTGAACGAGGTTGGCTACAACCAGGTGTTTACGTTCATCTACAGCAAGCGCGAGGGAACCCCCGCTGCCGAAATGCAGGACGATACTCCGCGTGAGGTCATTCAGGAACGCTTCGATCGTCTGGTCGACCTGGTACAGCGCAACGCTGAGCGCTTGAACCTGGAACAGAACCAGGCGGGCGTGGTGCTTCCCGTGCTCGTTACGGGCGCCAGCAAGAACGATCCTTCCATCCTTGCGGGCAAGAGTCCTCGCAACCAGACGGTTCATGCGCGCGTACCTCAGGGCATGAGTGCGAGCGATTTCGCTGGTTCCATCGTGGACATTCGCATCGACGAAGCCCATACCTGGTACCTGTGGGGGACGATGCTCTAA
- a CDS encoding stage V sporulation protein S produces the protein MGFLKVSSKSSPASVAGAIAGMVKDGVDVEIQAVGAGAVNQAVKAIAISRGFLSPIGIEVACIPYFADIVIDGEYRTAIRFKVILHYLKNGATIGENV, from the coding sequence ATTGGCTTCTTGAAAGTCTCTTCCAAGTCTTCGCCGGCTTCCGTAGCCGGTGCTATCGCCGGCATGGTTAAAGATGGCGTCGATGTCGAAATTCAGGCAGTGGGCGCCGGTGCGGTCAATCAGGCGGTAAAAGCTATAGCTATTTCGCGTGGTTTTCTTTCTCCTATCGGTATTGAAGTTGCTTGCATTCCGTATTTCGCCGATATTGTTATCGATGGTGAATATCGCACTGCCATTCGCTTCAAGGTTATTCTCCATTACCTGAAGAACGGTGCCACCATCGGCGAAAACGTGTAA
- the miaA gene encoding tRNA (adenosine(37)-N6)-dimethylallyltransferase MiaA, whose translation MQWPAASGEKSQVVCPLDAPLVCVVGPTASGKTALAQRMAERLGGCVLSADSMQIYRGMDIGTGKIAPADRTVPYYGLDVAAPGSAYSASLFQEYGRGVVLRAYEQGCRPIVCGGTGFYVRALVDSYDFPAGEQVGNPVRDAYNARIAECGCDAVWAELNQRDPASAALINAHDAKRVVRAFELLSEGTSYAEQHAKLHAIGVHFPVTMIGLQVDPEILRHRIDARVDQMVENGLVDEVRSLLSEGLRDALTANQAIGYKEIVQALDGVISLDEAISQIKFATHRYAKRQRTWFRKDKRITWICADRDNGEELLCRALEIVDTDEKRYGKGCA comes from the coding sequence ATGCAGTGGCCTGCTGCCTCGGGTGAGAAAAGCCAGGTAGTATGCCCGCTTGATGCGCCCCTAGTTTGCGTGGTGGGTCCCACGGCTTCGGGCAAGACGGCGTTGGCGCAGCGTATGGCGGAACGCCTGGGTGGTTGCGTCCTTTCCGCCGATAGCATGCAGATTTACCGCGGCATGGATATCGGCACGGGCAAGATTGCACCCGCCGACCGAACGGTGCCGTATTATGGCCTCGATGTGGCTGCTCCGGGCAGCGCCTATTCCGCTTCCTTGTTCCAGGAGTATGGCAGGGGAGTGGTGCTTCGTGCGTACGAGCAGGGCTGTCGCCCTATCGTGTGCGGTGGAACGGGTTTCTACGTGCGCGCCCTCGTTGATTCGTACGACTTTCCCGCAGGCGAGCAGGTGGGAAATCCGGTGCGCGATGCCTACAATGCGCGCATCGCGGAATGTGGCTGCGATGCCGTTTGGGCCGAGCTTAACCAACGCGACCCTGCTTCCGCGGCGCTTATCAATGCACATGACGCCAAACGCGTCGTTCGCGCGTTCGAGCTGCTCAGCGAGGGTACGTCGTATGCGGAACAGCATGCCAAGCTGCATGCCATCGGCGTGCATTTCCCGGTTACCATGATTGGCCTGCAGGTTGACCCCGAAATCCTGCGGCATCGCATTGACGCTCGCGTGGACCAGATGGTCGAAAATGGCCTGGTAGATGAGGTGCGTTCGTTGCTTTCCGAGGGTCTGCGCGATGCGCTTACCGCTAATCAGGCGATTGGCTACAAGGAAATCGTCCAGGCGCTCGACGGTGTCATTTCGCTTGACGAGGCCATTTCGCAAATCAAGTTTGCCACGCATCGCTATGCCAAGCGCCAGCGCACGTGGTTTCGCAAGGACAAGCGCATCACCTGGATATGCGCAGACCGTGATAATGGGGAAGAGCTGCTTTGTCGCGCTCTTGAAATCGTGGATACTGATGAAAAACGCTACGGAAAGGGCTGCGCATGA
- a CDS encoding regulatory protein RecX translates to MNSEGRGRAVSSFDPEPSVPKRRRSRRSNSEAHASGVERPSTPPFDRIIRLCAQRDRSQHELLERLVRAGYTQEESQSAVDRAAACGLVSDSRFAEAYIRSRVSMGKGRVAIERELQRKFGIDPAPFFEDEGASYGLSEDEQTQRAVAFLLKHEPRCKDVWGGAYRKLIAKGYAPSVASRATREWFESRD, encoded by the coding sequence ATGAACTCCGAAGGGCGGGGTAGGGCCGTATCCTCTTTCGATCCCGAGCCAAGCGTGCCTAAGCGGCGTCGTTCGCGTCGCTCAAACTCGGAAGCGCACGCATCGGGCGTGGAACGCCCCTCCACGCCACCCTTCGATCGCATTATTCGCCTCTGTGCCCAGCGCGACAGGTCGCAGCATGAATTGCTCGAACGTCTTGTGCGTGCTGGGTATACGCAAGAGGAGTCTCAATCAGCTGTCGATCGTGCCGCAGCCTGCGGGTTGGTTAGTGATTCGCGTTTCGCCGAGGCGTACATTCGCTCACGCGTTTCCATGGGCAAAGGTCGCGTTGCCATCGAGCGTGAATTGCAGCGTAAATTCGGCATTGATCCTGCGCCGTTTTTCGAAGACGAAGGTGCCTCCTACGGGCTTTCCGAAGACGAGCAAACCCAGCGGGCGGTGGCTTTCCTGCTTAAGCACGAACCGCGCTGTAAGGATGTCTGGGGCGGTGCGTACCGTAAGCTTATCGCAAAGGGATACGCGCCTTCCGTTGCCTCACGCGCCACAAGGGAATGGTTCGAATCGCGTGACTAA
- the hflX gene encoding GTPase HflX yields the protein MSVNKNRFPLRETAEVAERAILVGIDRPGAAWPLSETMAELERLTATAGAEVVAQTTQRLDAPNPRTFVGSGKAVEIAELCTAYSADIVIFDDELTPSQQGNLEKIMGRDVKVIDRTALILDIFALHATTREGRLQVKLAQNQYLYPRLRGMWAHLASNRMGGGVGSRFGEGESQLEVDRRIVRNRITSIRRELAELDKNRSVQRQGRQESGMLRVALAGYTNAGKSSLLNALTNASVLSYDKLFATLDSTTRKYTLPEGREITLTDTVGFIQKLPTTLVESFKSTLDEVREANIILHVVDASSDYFEGQMRAVDDVLNQIGAQDIPSILVLNKIDLLDDEGREALAYHFPNAMQISSVTREGLDALIARIVKLAAAQDEILHVLVPYTRGDIVALAHERCYIVEEHYDEQGTWMTIRVSPSLASRFEPFSVRA from the coding sequence ATGTCGGTCAACAAAAACCGCTTTCCGCTTCGCGAAACCGCCGAAGTTGCCGAACGAGCAATCCTCGTGGGCATCGATAGGCCTGGCGCTGCATGGCCCCTTTCGGAGACCATGGCGGAGCTAGAGCGCCTTACCGCCACGGCAGGTGCCGAAGTGGTTGCGCAGACCACTCAGCGTTTGGATGCACCCAACCCCCGTACGTTTGTGGGTAGTGGCAAGGCGGTTGAAATTGCCGAGCTCTGCACGGCGTATAGCGCTGATATCGTTATCTTCGACGATGAGCTTACGCCTTCTCAGCAGGGCAATTTGGAGAAGATCATGGGTCGTGACGTGAAGGTCATCGACCGCACGGCCCTTATTCTCGATATCTTCGCGCTCCACGCGACCACGCGTGAGGGTCGTCTGCAGGTGAAGCTTGCCCAGAATCAGTACCTCTATCCGCGCCTGCGTGGCATGTGGGCTCATCTTGCCAGTAACCGCATGGGCGGTGGCGTTGGTAGTCGCTTCGGTGAAGGCGAAAGCCAGCTCGAGGTCGACCGCCGCATTGTGCGCAATCGCATTACGTCTATTCGCCGCGAGCTTGCCGAGCTCGATAAGAACCGCTCCGTGCAGCGTCAGGGGCGTCAGGAAAGCGGTATGCTGCGTGTGGCCCTAGCAGGCTATACGAATGCGGGTAAGTCGAGTCTGCTCAATGCGCTTACGAATGCGTCGGTGCTTAGCTACGACAAGCTGTTTGCCACGCTCGATTCCACCACGCGTAAATACACGCTGCCCGAGGGACGCGAGATCACCCTTACCGATACGGTCGGCTTCATTCAGAAGCTGCCTACCACGCTTGTTGAGTCGTTCAAGAGCACCCTCGATGAGGTGCGCGAAGCGAATATCATCTTGCATGTGGTGGATGCCTCTTCGGATTATTTCGAAGGGCAGATGCGTGCGGTAGATGACGTACTGAATCAGATTGGCGCGCAGGATATCCCTTCGATTCTGGTGCTCAACAAGATAGATCTGCTTGACGACGAGGGTCGTGAAGCCTTGGCCTATCATTTCCCGAATGCCATGCAAATCTCTTCTGTTACGCGCGAGGGCCTGGATGCGCTGATTGCGCGTATTGTGAAGCTTGCTGCTGCCCAGGATGAGATTCTGCACGTATTGGTGCCGTATACGCGCGGCGATATTGTGGCGCTAGCGCATGAGCGTTGCTACATTGTGGAAGAACACTACGACGAGCAGGGAACGTGGATGACAATTCGCGTGAGCCCGTCGCTGGCGAGTAGGTTCGAGCCGTTTAGCGTACGCGCCTAA
- the dapF gene encoding diaminopimelate epimerase — MKLSFTKMDGLGNDFVMIDDMEGAIELEPRQVAYLCDRHFGIGGDGVILVRPSEKDDCAGYMHYYNADGSLAQMCGNGVRCFSKFLIDHGYVDASAGSFVADTLAGRRPISFQVDEAGKMTVATVDMGQPILAAAEVPVALPENAQYEEAGYVRETAIESPWGAFEFTCVSMGNPHAITFIEDFQALPDAIFDDPSNKSLETLNLNTVGRFYESNPAFPEKANIEFIQVCEDGLHMRVYERGDGETLACGTGACASNVAAALTGRAGRVNDVHLRGGVLHIDWSSNGHVFMTGPAAASFTGEIEID, encoded by the coding sequence ATGAAACTCTCATTCACCAAGATGGATGGCCTGGGCAACGACTTCGTCATGATTGACGACATGGAAGGCGCCATCGAACTCGAACCCCGTCAGGTCGCCTATCTGTGCGATCGTCATTTTGGCATCGGTGGCGATGGCGTTATTCTGGTTCGTCCGAGCGAAAAGGACGATTGCGCTGGTTACATGCATTACTACAACGCAGACGGCAGCCTTGCCCAAATGTGCGGCAATGGCGTGCGCTGCTTCTCGAAGTTCCTCATCGACCATGGCTATGTCGATGCGTCTGCGGGTTCCTTCGTGGCCGACACGCTTGCCGGTCGTAGGCCCATTTCGTTCCAGGTTGACGAAGCGGGTAAGATGACCGTTGCCACTGTCGATATGGGTCAGCCCATCCTGGCGGCTGCGGAAGTGCCCGTGGCGCTTCCCGAGAACGCTCAGTATGAAGAGGCTGGCTACGTGCGCGAGACAGCCATCGAGAGCCCTTGGGGCGCTTTCGAGTTCACGTGCGTTTCCATGGGTAACCCCCATGCCATTACGTTTATCGAGGATTTCCAGGCGTTGCCGGATGCCATTTTCGATGATCCTAGCAATAAGTCGCTCGAAACGCTCAACTTGAACACCGTGGGTCGCTTCTACGAGAGCAACCCCGCCTTCCCCGAAAAGGCCAATATTGAGTTTATCCAGGTTTGCGAAGACGGCCTGCATATGCGCGTATACGAACGCGGTGATGGCGAGACGCTTGCCTGTGGCACTGGTGCGTGCGCGAGCAACGTGGCGGCAGCTCTTACGGGGCGTGCAGGCCGCGTGAATGACGTTCACCTGCGCGGCGGCGTGCTTCACATCGATTGGTCCAGCAATGGGCACGTGTTCATGACGGGTCCCGCTGCCGCTTCCTTCACGGGCGAAATCGAAATCGACTAG